AACTATACACGCTGTCCACCCACCCAATATCTTAGAGTCTTTAATTAACGCAATATACTGTAAACGTGTACACTCCAGAGACGTTTATATTGTGGAAGGAAcagaagacacagaaaaaaggttCAGGCACCTCAGTACTGGCTTCAATAGAAGCAACAGAAGCTTTGCTTTGTGACTGCGAAGCAAAGAATGTCTGTTTGTCCCGTCTGGGTTTTATGTAGATACCCTGAGATGCCCCATTGTGGACTGAATTATTATGGAATATCTGTATGACTGTATAGTTATAAATGAATGTAATATATTTCTCTTAAAGGAACAGTGTAACACCACAATTTACTggcagaaatgaaataaaacaaaaatgaatacgTTTTTGGTGAGTACCCAAAAATATAATTCCATGTGTTTTATTCACTTGAGAAAAAGCTGTTTAATATCTTCAAACAGAGCACGGCCTCCTCTCGGAGCTGGTCACCATGTTTCTACAGTGGCTCAAAATGGAAACAAACATTTGCCTTTCAAGCTAGCgttaataaatataattataataataattttttaaaaatccaagctttttaatgctgtttttttatccgattcatcgattaatcgaaatAATAATCAACCGATTATCGGCAATCGATTATCAAcgtaattgttagttgcagcccttcTCTTATGGATTACTAACCCCATGCTCAAAAACAATAATGAATATGTTTGTAGTCCgtccatctctcctctctgagGTTTCTTCCCATTTTCCCCCCAGGGAAggggtttcatttttttctgtgccgatgtgaggcacaatgtacagactgtaaaaccctctgaggcaaatttgtaatttgtaatttaTCATACACAACAATATGAAACAGACCAGTCATACCACTTTATTCAAACCAACGGAACACCCGTACGTCACAATTTCAGCACTATACCTTTTATGCAAAATCACACGGCACCAGTTCCAAAAACGCAGGAAACGTTGgaggttaaaaataaatatggcaCTTTGCCTCTCAAACTGAGGGTGTGCacctgcttcacacacacacacacacacacacacacacacacacacacacacacacacacacacacacacacacacacacacacacacacagtccaatcACGAGATGTGGGACCCAGCTGGAGTGAGGCGGGTGAGGGGGAGCAGGAAAGGTGGGTGAGGAAGCGGTGACAGTACTCAGCTACGTAGGCTACTCCCACACACAACTCAGATGTGGGTATGAAACCGGTGTCATTTCGCTCTATATCCAAATTTCTTGCACCATATGAAACAGGTTCTTAGTAACAACAAAGCCCACATGACGTATTTAGCAGCAGCTTCAATGCCCAATGATGAAGTAACAACCCACTTACACACTTTACTAATATTATTGTTTGGTTCAACTTGGGCAGCACacatctcttctcttctctacaAAAATGAAGTGAAAGTTGCTGTTGTCATCCATTAATAAcctcaaatgtcttttgcaGACGCAGACGGAAGCTCGTTTGGGGCagttatgcccccccccccccccaactcaccgcccacacacaccgATTCATGCTAGATTTCTTAACACATTACTATATGGAGGAACTACGGTTTAACGGTTAACAAGAAAAGTAATAAGCTGTACGtaaatgtaaaaacagaaacatggaaGAATAAATGTTGCATTTTAATAAGTATCCACCGCATGTGAACGTGCCGCAATATCTCAAGTGAAAAGACTCGTTAGTCTTTTCCACAGAGAGGGATTAAAACAGGCCCTACGGTCTTCTTTGTGTGCCTCCCGCGGAGCCGAGCCGTGGTTTCCCTcaggtgttgctgctgctgttctcagCTGTCATTTTGGAGGAGGCGGCGGAAGCATACAGATAGTCCTTGAACAGGCTCAGCACCCGCCGCTTGTACGTCTTAATGGCAAAGAAGTAGATGACTGGGTCCAAGCAGCAGTTGAAGTTCATGAGCGAAACTGTGATCTGCGGGGAGAGAGGGGCCGGATTACCAGGAGTAAAGAAGTCAACGGGAAACCGACTGGGCGCAGCTCCCTACCTGTAAGGACACCTTGAAGGCCCTCAGTTCCTCGCACGTCACCTGGTGGTGTATCTTTCTGGACATGAACTGCATGACGTTGAGGTGGTAGGGGCCGAAGCACGCGATAAAAGTCAGGAGAATGAGGAGAATGATGGCGTTGACCCTGTGGTTCCTCCTGGATGGAGCGGCCAGCGAGCTGTGCTTGGCCGCGGCTCGCAGCTTCAGGTTGATCTTGGCGTAGCAGCCGGCGATGACGGCGAGCGGGCAGCAGAAGGAGACGGTACAGGCCAGGAGCAGGAGGTACGGCGTCAAGCGGGAGCCCTCGAAGTTGAAGTACTCCATGCAGGTCCGCCTCCCCTGGTGCTCGCGCAGCATGCTGTGGAAGAGCAGGGGGGCTACCTGCAGGGAGACCAGGGCCCAGACCACGTAGGAGACCCGGCGGACCACCCTCACGCTTCGCAAACACTGCAGCCGGTGCGGATGCACCATGGCCAGGTATCGATCTAGACTGATGCAGGTCATGAAGCCAATACCTGGTGAAGAAAAAGATGGAAACCACAATGCGGCTTCTGCTTAACAAATAAGAAAGAGTCATGAAAGTTGTGAAGAAATGGGCTGAACTGACTTTGCAGATTTCAACATTACtggttcaacttttttttttacactgtgtAAATTCTGAGGTCTCTCGCACACAAAGTCAGACGTGGAAAGTTTGGACATGAGGACGCAGAACGAACCGACATTACCTGCATATGTATTTGTGAAAAAGAGTAGCGTGGTCAGTCTGCAGAGAAGGTCCCCAAAGGGCCAGTCAAAGTGGCGGATGTAATAAATGATTCGTCCAGGAAGTGCCAGAGTGAACAGGGAGTCGGACAGCGCGAGGTTGACCAGATAGACCGAGGTGGAGTTGAACTTCTGCTTCCTCTGGCAGATCACGTAGAGGACCAAGCTGTTGCCACATGCACTGATTATGAAAACCGCAGAGTAGAAAATGGGGAAGAGCACCGCGGCGGACTTCTGGTAGACAAACACGTCGCAGCTGCTCCGGTTTGAAGGGTTCTCAGCTGAGTCCGGGGTGATGTTTTCAAATGCCATCTTACCTGACAAAAGTGAGGAAAGAATGGAAGTCGtgaatcaaaataaaaagaaatacaaggGTGAGCAAAGGAGCCAGAGAGCAGAGGACCTGAGCTATACATCCAATAAAGATAATATATTGTAGTACTTACAATAAGAGATACGCTCCTGCAGCTGTTTACGCTCCAGAGTCTAGAGGTTGTTGTGAATCTAGTTGTGTGTCTTTAAACGCCTCTGAAAAGGTTGGATGCAGCTTTCAAATCCCACCTCTCTTTTTTGACATCATATGTGTGTCACTAAAAGCCGTAGTGGTTTGTAGATCCTGCACTGTGCATCGCTCAGTTTCATAGCACAGTGTTTTATAACTTAATAACAATTTGGAGAGAAATGTGATAATATAATCCCCTAAATTGGAATAGTATAATAGCTAAATGAAGAAGTACCATGAGCCGAATCATGAATTACTCTAATGTCTTTGTgctattttatttctgttattgttttacttgtattttaatgaaataaccCTCACTCTCTCAATTCAATGTAATTAACACGAAAGTTTCATCAATGTTGCCAAACCATCTACATACAAAAGTACACAGTGATGACTTTGATGTGACTATTATCTATAAAGTCTGAAAAGGTCCTACGCACGAAAAGTTTGACTGATGCATCTACATTTATAAAGATACGACATATATGTGGCAGACACAACTCATGCTCGGTCAGCCGCCTCAAACTATGACGCTCTAGGATCCGCAAAATCTCACAAAAATATTGCCACATGAACTTGAGGTGCATGTTAGCAACAACAACCATGCTTGACCTTCAGGGTACCCactttgtgacacacacacacacgcacacacactatgtgACCCAACATTCCCTCTTTGTAGTTGGTACTAGAGTGCCGCAGCGTcttttgagtgtgtgtcagagagagagcgagggaagaAAACCGAGCGAGCGCTCGTGGCATTCATGTCGCTTCTCTGCATCCATGTCAGTTTGGTTGCTTTGGTCGATCCAGAGTTCAATCAAAGAGTGCACCTATTTGCACTACAGCTTGCCGAGAGCGCAGCGCGGAGAAAGGTTAGATGAAGTGATTAGGTGTGAGGTTTTACAATACCTTCCTGCCTCTGAGGTTTCTCAAGTTTCAACTTCACGTAGCTGAGGTGGAGGCTCGCGGGCCTGAGGTGGAGCTGTTGGAAAATCTAGAAGGAAGCCAAAGTGTGTGAGGTTAGGATGAACCGCTAACAACTcaaagaatttcacctctacaTGTATGTCAACCACCAACCCGCCGAAACATTTAAAACGTAATAAATCCCGACTGAGAGAAATTCTGAGAACAGTTCTGCTGCTTATTAAAATGTTGCAAGGTAAGTTGCAGCAGCTTCACTGCTCATCAAAAAGGCATCTCAGTGAACGGATGGTGACAGTATTCGGTATTCACCGCTGCCGGGGGTTTGATTCTAATACCGTTATCTGTCTTATAAAGGTGAACAAAACCAAAGATCATTTTCTTGTTGGAGTCCACATTGCCTCGACCTTTCAGATGAACATAAGAGTCAAAAATAATAACCGTTATTAGAACTTAAAGCCACAATCAAAATACAAATGCGATGCGACACCTGTCCTAATAGTGTGTTAAGTCGCATCACAGTGGTGTAAGACTAATGGTACAGTACAGTGGGGGCGAGCTAACAGCAGTACAGTAGTAGTAGTGATAGTACGCTGGCTGCGGCGTCTCGTCATCCCGCTCTCCAGGTTGGTGTAATTTAAATGGATGGCTGCTGCAAAGGCAAAAGGTCACTAATTGTCACCAGTCAAATGTGGTTATATTACAGCTCACTTAAGTCACAATAAGAGCTTCATGTCACCTGCAGGATAGGAGCCTGCTGCACTTCAGGCCCGCGTTGCATGCTCCATTAATTCTGTGCCCTGAGTTAAACATCTTGTGTGCTAGAAAAATGGAAAGACACGTTATTTGTTGGGAGgtgtcctggggggggggtattaaatGCTGCGAAAGGGCATGGAAAGAAGTAGATGATCATTTGTGTTCATGCATGCCCTTTGAGTTTTCACAACCCCAAATAAGCAGTGTAATTGAGAGCTCCGTCGCCGACTTATACCTCCCGTTTCCTCTCAAACCTGCTCCAACTTGAACTCATAACCGCGCCTCTTTCTCTGAATCAACTCTGCACCTAAATGCCTCAATGTAATCCAGTAATCAGAATGAATGCTTGCAATGCATTACTCCATTGTAAGCACACGGTGTGCAGCAGCTCTCTGGGTTGATGGGTGCGTGACATAAAAGGTCTTAGGAAATTGAAAGTGATGACCCAGCATGAAACGTGCACGGAAGTCACTTTTCAGAAATGTGACCTTTTTCTGGTTGTTAAATCAGGGGTGGGCAACTTATTTGAAGAGAATTATACAGTAGTCAATGCAGGCAACTGCAGccccataaaaaaaacaccccagaAGGCACATCGTCTTAAAGGCACCCCTGGTGGTGGTggcagtgctgtgtgtgtgtgtgtgtgtgtgtgtgtgtgtgtgtgtgtgtctgtggcgtgGGGGGACAAGCGGGGTGTTGGTGAGGCAAACTGGGAATGACTTCTGGTGTCCTGGACGCGTGCGGAACAGCCAGCGTGGTTCCACAAACGATGCCCAACCAAATTTGGGATGTTTTTCGCTGCCAGATTGAATTGTGTGTTAAACCTTCCCCCCACGTGGTCAAAGTTTAACTCTGCTTTATCGCACCAAATTCCCCTTAATGCTGCCACGTACCAAGGGACAATCTCGCTGAGGGAGAGGGGACGTGAAGTATTGCAACGCATGCAGCTATAACACATGAGGCCGCTAGAGGGGGTGCCACCGCTACGAATCACACACGGAAAATAATAAAGTGCATTATTCACAGTGACGGAGGAAATTAATCTGAGCAAAATGTTTGGagctttgaaagaaaaaacagaaaatggtCTTTTGTTGTTTAATATTTCCCATTAAACAAAGTCAGCGTAGTGGTGTTAACGTCGCGTGCTCATGTGCGtttatgcatttgtgtgtgtgtgactgctggACATACCGCAGGGGGACTCCTGCGTGGTCAGGGGGGCCTCATGTGGCTCGTGTCTGTTCTCATCATCACCACCCCCTCCAGCAACCCCCCCCTtaaccctcccccatcaccccccccccccccccccctgcatcgGCTGCCGCCTGCCTCTACTCGGACCCCACGTCCGAGTAGAGGCGTCTTCACGCGAGCTCCTCGCGTGAAGACTCCCTCCTTTCACACTTTGCTTCACGCTTGTCACCAACGCCACCAGTGGTTTCCCAACTAAACACTATGAGACCCTTCGCTTGGGCTCGCCGCTCCTCTCGTCATGCTTTacccaaaaggaaaaacagtacCGTTGAGCGAGGCTGCGAGCTGCGTGTGAAGGGCCCGTTGTTTCCTGCTGTCACAGGTGTGCAGCGACAGCGTTTCAAAgccacagtcccccccccccccccccccctctcatggcGAGCCGCTCCTAATGTGACGTGTCATCCCGTTGACACTGTTGCCTGTTGTGCTAAAAACACAAACCGGCTCATCGTGTCTGGTGTCCGTTTGAACTGCTCGTGACTTCACACTTGTGAACAAGCCGCCTTGCTGCCACGTGCAGGAAGAGCCTCGCGGTGAATAAACTCACCGCACACACAAGTACGCAACTCTCGAAAGCTCTGATCGGCCCCCTCAGGGAATTACTGATTGTTGCAACCCGAAGAAGGGTCAAGTTCATGACTTTTGATGCTCCGATTATTGGTGCTTAGAGATATTGATTCATCACAGTGAAACACACATCAAGATGGGCTTTCTGGACAGAAAGCCTTTAAGGCAGAAATCTGAATATCATTATTCAATGAAATTGTCCAGCAGTAGCTCTTAAGTTCATCTCAACAAAGAATACACGCAACTCAAAATGGATTCCTTAATCTCAAGTACAGTTGCCTTAAAAATCCCTTTGCTCTCACTTCCTAAGGAATTACCAGAAGTTGACAAATCCCCAATAATATTCTCTGGGCTCTACCGTTGTAGGTGAGTTGCATGGGAAGCTCTTGATTATCTTCTGCAGAGTGTAGCAGGATATATTTGGAGAGAAATCAAGATGTTGATATTGGATGACAAAATTATTTAAATCTTACATGCATATTTCAATTCACAGTATAAACATATATGGTTTTGTTCTGTGCTGAATAATGAATACAGGGTTGCAATTcaactattattattagttttattcTGGCAACCAAACACAtatcacagacacagacacacagatttTTGTAGTTTGATTAACTTGAACTTAAAAGGAAAAAGTCAATCGTGCAAACTATTAGTGATACATCAATGATCATCTGGACAATTAGCTCACTCCCCTCCATAGGTGACtctcaggtcagaggtcagctacAGTGCAGCCCCTCTGGGGCTTGGAGGGACTTAGCGACTTGGTTTGCCGATACAGGATTTGACTCGGTGGAGAAGAGCTGTAACTGTCATTGCGTGCATGATTTGAGAAATTCCACTGAGCAGCACCATCTTCAGGATCTGCAGCAAAACAGTCCCACCAGCTCTGAGCTCCGACCTTTGGCCTCTCGATCCTTCTCTGCTGGTGTTTCTTACTTGTAATTTCTCTCTTAGATTTCCTATTTTTTCAGGTTTAATTGTACACATGCATGACCTTGGGTCTCTGCGGTGCTTTGCTGCTCTCtctagagcagcggttcccaaacacAAGAAtaccgcggcccaatttgaaatctgaaaatctttttcaCCCACACCTtcaatcacaactctgatcaaaacataaactagggatgattaaatgaccttaagaatttaaccgattaaaaatgtattaaccgacaatatatgttttgtataccagtttctccggagctcatatatatttactttaatactacaagagggtgCCGCATTTGACatctttttatattaatttaaaacttttcaaaattgaaaatgaaaaacattttaattatttattgtaaatgacctctcgcggcccacctgcagtaccttggCGGCCCACTGGTGGTCCACACTTtagggaatcgctgctctaggATTATTATATGATTTGGTGTTTAAggaaatgtgcaaatatttCCAATAAAAACGGCACAGTAACTGTTGTCAAATCTAATGAACGCAAACTCACACTGCAGCAAATGTGTGCACGCATGGAAACTTGTGTAAGTCAGGTGGAACAAAAGCCGCCCCGGCGACGGCTGCAGCGTCCTGTCGCCGCTCCTCCTGGCTGCCGTTACCCCGACGTGTACGTAGGGCGCCTAAAACAAAGCCTGCGTGAGTCTGTGACCACCGGCTGAACACGGGCCCTTGTGCGCGGCAGGTTTTCAGGTCATCTGAGAGCCATGTGCGTATTTTGGATGTCATCTCGTctgttgtattattgttttattcacaGGCCGTGGACTAATTATTTCAACAGCTCTCTTCGTTCGGGGGCAGACTGACAGTTGCCGTCATTGGAGTGATCAGTCCGCTCCTCGGACCCCGGCCCCGGCCATTTGATGTATATTAACAATAATTGGTGCCACCGCCACAATGATGTTTGGTAAACCTTTTGTGCTATTTTCCAGAAGGATGCCCATGAGGAATTCCTGAGTGGCTGCCTCGTCTACGCAGACGCCTTCGGAGTCAGGACAGATGGGGAGGACCGCTGTCCTCTGCAGATCAGAGACACCGCGACCTAATCATCGTCACATGCGGGACATACGGTCGTCCTCGTTGTCTCGTTGTCTCTTCCGATCAACAGTATCTACCACGTGCGCTCCAGTTCCATTACTGTAACGGCTTCATCTGCGGGATAACACGCAGCGGGTTGAAGACAACGTGCCGTTTGTTATCATAAACAACAGCACGGACATCTATGGGGGATCATTTGAGACACCCGTCACACGACTGACACATGCTGGGAAGTCATACTCATTAACAAATTGGGTCATAAAGCAGATGATAAATGAaggaaatatgttttttctACAATGAATAATGTAATTGGTTTGCAATCACAAGCAAATGAATACTAGTAAATGCAAAATGCAAACATCTCGACACCTTTTTGACGTTGACTGCAGTCAAGTTGTTATTTAATacaatttgacattttgaaacaGTCTTTAGTCAATAGAACTTTTTTACTACTTATTTGAACTTAAATTGTGTGTTCGCTGTTGTCACGTTGGATTCAGTGGTACAAAGTACAAGTtgttctgctctcctccttGTGATCCTGGCAGCCGGGGCCGCTGCAGCGAGGTGCTGGAGTCTCCGGTTCCAGCATGTAGCGGAGACTCCAGCAGGTCTTGAGTGTGCCAGATCCTACAAGTGAATGAGAGGCAGATGTGTGGTGACAGCGCTACGCTCATTAGGCCGAATCAGTGTCACGCTGTGACAACCGGCCAACTTGAAGCTTCTCTCGTCGCTCTGAGCTTCATGGCGTTCAACTCGGACTCAGACCTCATTTGGAAAGCATCCCCTGCTCGGGCTTCTCTCTTCTGCCCCCCTAAAACCGCACCTTTTAGGGTGAATCCCAGTCTCGAATCCTCTGAATACGCCGTCACAAATCAGGCGTTAGGTTCCTCTTCGACCTTCGACCAACTTCGTCCCTCTACCCACCTTCGATCCCAGTGGTGTCCTCTGCGACGCAACCCCAGCCGTGTGGTcagctacgggggggggggggggggcctccgtCCCTGGGCTGAGGTTGTGATATCTATTTCAGTCCACCGTAGACGGAGACAGCCGCGGCTCCAGAGTATTCCCTGTCCGCCGATTACTGATGGTCGCGCTCCGCTCATATGCTTCAGCATCTCCTGTGTCCAAACGGCTTAGCGTCTGACGGGTCGCTCCGAGCCATTAAGGCCAGTTCGCAATTATAGATGTGTGGCTGCTGGACACAGAAACAGATGTGCTTTGATCTATTTAGGGTAGGTTgaattaaggggggggggggggggggggtgttcatcACAGCTTACTAGCTCGCGTGGGTCAGCTCACGCACCTCTGACATCCCTTGTCTTTCAGTTCACTTGTCATGCGCTTGTGTTTTTCAATCAGCAAAAAGTTTGGTGATGAATGGCCACTGAGAGAGAACGGCGatagcagcagctgtgtgtgtgtgtgtgtgtgtgtgtgggtgtgtgggggggttggtgtgtgtgtcgccACACATAATCAAGCACGTGTGAATGTACCGCGTGTGCGTTTATGCCTTCAATCTGCATCTGCCAACCGCGAGCGAGCATGTGTGGAGGTGAGAGCTTACTGAATGGAAATTTCGGACGACCCTGTTGCACTGAATAAAAAAGCGAACCAATTGGAGTCCCATCTGTTCGAGCCCCTTCATCCACCACGGGGCAAAATAGTTAGTGTTGCAGTACATTTTTAACGCCTTGtctcctttttttacattttcctcccccctcagcATGAAGTGCTTTGGGTGGTgaaaaatggaaaacaaatgtTCTGTTGACAGCTTTCTTATGcccagggtgtgtgtgtatttatatcatAAAGGTGCCAACACATCCTGTTTTTACAGGCTGACCATcgccagagggagaggagaagggggacgagggtggggggggggggggatgttatCCTGTAGCTCATTCGGGTAATTACTAGATCAGTGGTGAACAGGCCTCAATAAGCCTGTGAGAAAATACAACTAGGTCCACTGTGGTGTGAAATACGGGTTCATTAGCAAAGAATGCCGCTTTACGAGCCGAGTACAGGACATCTTCAAGTGGGAAATAAACGCAGGACACTTGGGACCTGGACGGCATCGAGGTGGAGGCTGAGGGTCTCCCGTGGCGCTCGGGGCGCAGTAATAACGCCGGCTCGTTGCGTGTAAAGCGAGACTTGCCTCGGTGATATTCActcattcttcttctctgtcactTGTCTTTTTGTCGCCACTCTACTCGTATTAAAAAATTCAAGAGTCACTTGCTTGTCTCCAGCGGGCCTCGCGCCCGCGCTAACTAGTCAGTTGTGACCACTTTGCACAGCGGCGGCAAACGCCTTGGGCGAACCCTAATTTCATAAATGTTTATGGTGTCAGCGGCGAGCCCGATGGGGGGAAATGGTAATAACTCTACCAaatatgaataatgaatgagcTCATATCGTTTCATAAATCTGACGGGAGGTGCAACATATGGAAATGAGCTTTGCCGCCACGTCCCGCCTACAAACAACAGCGGCACATTTTGAGCCGCTTTGCCCGCCGCGGTGGCCCGGGCGCCTGCGCCGCGGCATCAGCGTCCGCCGTCCCGCCACAGAGGCCGCATTCAGCCGAGCGCACGGAGGGAGTCCGGCATGGACGTTGTGCCGTGGGGAGGCCCTTCCCCGAGGTGAAGCGTGTGTACGCAGCTTTAGGTCCTCTCAGACGCAGGCGTCCCTCAGTGAGTTCTGCACTCTGAGCATTTATTCATAAAGCTTGCCAACAGACTGGAAGGCACAGATCTCGAgaacactgttgttgtttttgcgtGCAACCTTTCCCGCAGCACACGCGAGTCTTTTTAGACTTTGAGTAAACATGCTTATCGATTGTAGGATTATCCCCATAACCACTCAAGTGCGAAAGCTCATTCCCTCAACAAATTGACGGGCGCCCAAAAAGTTAATATTCCTGGCTGGTCctgctcattaaatcagttaaatGAAGTGAGAGAGGTGGAATCGGGGTTAACAGAACAGGGATAAAAGCCTTTAAAACCATTTCCGGCCATTTGGGTAACGTGCAAGTCGGAGGCTCTGTGTTCGTCGATCCTGTTTTTTATTCTGTCTCCTTTTTGTGGACGcgtgtttgtcttgttgtccctCATTCTGGTCTAAAATGGTCTGTCCACAGCATTGCTCcatcccctttttgtttttgccgtgATTGCCGGGTCAGTAAATGGCCGGTGGATTGGATCAGGGGGCGCAGTCGTGTTTGGTCCACCAGCTTTGGGTTGTGAAGGCTAATGCCTCCTGACACTCTCAGCTCCATCAGTCCCGGACGCATCATTCCAGTAATGCAGAAGTCATCGGGGCCTGGGATTGCGTGAGGGCTCTCATCTGGAAACCCAAACAACCTTAACCTCATTGAATTCCTGTTGAAGAATGCAAAAATTAATGAAAGGATTAAGTTGCTGCTTTGTCTCGTTGGATTAAACAACATTGTTTGGGATTGATGCGCTCCTCCAATGTAGTGAACGCTGAGGAATATTCCGACACGTTTGCTCACAAACGTCCATAACAaactccacagacacacaccactgagTGTGCGCATGCCGTTTCGCAATGTATGTTCAAAGGGCAAAGTTTAATCTGGATTGTGTGGCCTCTTTAGCTGGTGCACTGTTCCTTTCCAACCATACTCCACTTCCTTTACAGGCACTCAACTGAATTGTTGCTTAACCTGCGCAGTGACCCTGCCACATGCTATCTGCATCCTTCCACGCCGGATCCAGCGCTGCACCATTCCCCTTGTGGGCAGGGGCTGTTCTCTACGCGACAACCAGAGCCGCAGCCGCGCGGAGGGAAATCcacaaaccgtgtgtgtgtgtgtgtgtagggcagagaagaaaaaaaatctgcgcCAGTGCTTACTCATCTGTTAAAAACGGAGTGATCTGCAAAGTTTGTATGAGAGGGTTTTTGACGGTGCCCTGCTGCTTTGTCAGTGCAGCACATGCTGCAGGCACTGGCATCCCCTATTGCCTTCCAGGTCATTGGCCAGGCTCAGCGGGCGGTGGGCTTCCAGCCCCATGACACGTCCCCGGCTCACAGCTGGATCCGTTACAAGGTATCATAGCAAATGAGTCGGTAAAACATCACTGGTTTGAAGAGCGTGAAAAATTGTCATGATATCATTTGTAATTCCTGATGTGGACCGCCGTTggtgaggagagggggagacacagAGCGGGAGAGCGAGGGGACGTGGTAATCATGGGGCTTTATTCCACTTCGCCATCTCCACCAGTCTCgcctccccaaacacacacacacacacacacacacactatcatcCCCGCCACCGCACACCTTATCCACAAAATTCATGCCTAAGGGGtacgtgagggggggggatccaaGCTAATGTAAGGCGGCAATAATTAAAGATCTGGTGATTCTAAGCCAAGTGCGTTTTGGGTGTTGGACTCGTAACACGGGAGCTTCGTGACACATTGTCCGCTTCTTGAATATGGATTTTGCTCCTCATTGCACTTGACACGGGGTAGTTGTGGAGTGTCAGGTTGGGGGCTTTCTACCGTTGGTGGCAAATATTTGGGGAGATTGGACAGAGCAGTTGAGGGAAATGCTTTGAGTAGCAgtgaagctgctgcagaaatGAACTGCAAACATGCAAATACAGTGACGGACATGTTTAGGATAGAGAATATATGCTGTATAAAaatggagatttaaaaaaaaggccttttttaaGTCATGTGTCTGTtagtcaataaaaaacattacacTTACTTGTTTTATTGCAAAACC
The window above is part of the Gasterosteus aculeatus chromosome 16, fGasAcu3.hap1.1, whole genome shotgun sequence genome. Proteins encoded here:
- the LOC120834536 gene encoding G-protein coupled receptor 183; this translates as MAFENITPDSAENPSNRSSCDVFVYQKSAAVLFPIFYSAVFIISACGNSLVLYVICQRKQKFNSTSVYLVNLALSDSLFTLALPGRIIYYIRHFDWPFGDLLCRLTTLLFFTNTYAGIGFMTCISLDRYLAMVHPHRLQCLRSVRVVRRVSYVVWALVSLQVAPLLFHSMLREHQGRRTCMEYFNFEGSRLTPYLLLLACTVSFCCPLAVIAGCYAKINLKLRAAAKHSSLAAPSRRNHRVNAIILLILLTFIACFGPYHLNVMQFMSRKIHHQVTCEELRAFKVSLQITVSLMNFNCCLDPVIYFFAIKTYKRRVLSLFKDYLYASAASSKMTAENSSSNT